From one Botrytis cinerea B05.10 chromosome 7, complete sequence genomic stretch:
- the Bcvel4 gene encoding Bcvel4: MQIPLPDNTQSNVYNITIYLTISYNMYHSNHDALPIHQPSDGRTISYGREPLPYHDIGDDRAQMPNFNPPRLPPISSLLSSLPPEQVEEGQTFDESYRPPSQGPRSPVALNRPMYLHQQQRSPRELERTFKHSQSPLSPYSTCPPTPMSDVFATSEGSVAAHHHGPFAPPRAPPPLPPQPECRLVVMQQPISARACGYGDKDRRMIDPPPILTLEVFDKDTGQAVNPKERKNVLSKYMPIVHCTLWNPYTNCEDDKIEGSSDRRNQRRMVGTMVCNGFKALDIHGDERFFFTFADLSVRFPGDYQLKFRLTLIDPAAMGKGQRNGIMSPLLSNIFKVHNAKDFEGMRPSSDLAKSLVSQGYPNILKIKKGNAKTIAMVGQGDDEDDDDEMGGM; encoded by the exons ATGCAGATACCTCTACCCGACAATACTCAATCGAACGTCTATAATATCACGATATATTTGACAATCTCCTACAATATGTACCATTCGAATCACGACGCGCTCCCAATTCATCAGCCTTCTGATGGCAGAACCATTAGCTATGGACGAGAGCCGTTACCGTACCACGACATCGGCGATGACAGGGCGCAAATGCCGAATTTCAATCCCCCCAGACTTCCTCCCATATCTTCATTGCTATCCTCTTTACCACCGGAACAAGTTGAGGAGGGTCAGACGTTTGATGAGTCGTATCGTCCGCCATCACAAGGACCACGGTCTCCAGTAGCATTGAACAGGCCAATGTACCTACATCAGCAACAACGTAGTCCTCGGGAGCTCGAACGCACTTTTAAGCACTCCCAGAGCCCGTTATCTCCATACTCGACATGTCCACCGACACCCATGTCAGATGTATTTGCGACTAGTGAAGGTTCTGTCGCAGCTCATCACCACGGTCCGTTTGCCCCTCCCAG GGCTCCGCCACCACTCCCCCCTCAGCCAGAATGTAGACTGGTCGTCATGCAACAGCCAATATCCGCACGAGCTTGTGGATACGGAGACAAGGACCGTCGAATGATAGACCCGCCCCCAATTCTGACGCTCGAAGTATTTGATAAGGATACAGGTCAGGCTGTCAATCcaaaggagagaaagaatgtCTTGAGTAAATACATGCCGATTGTGCATTGCACACTATGGAATCCCTACACAAATTGCGAAGATGACAAGATCGAGGGAAGTAGTGACCGTAGAAATCAAAGGAGGATGGTAGGAACGATGGTGTGTAACGGTTTCAAAGCACTAGATATTCATGGCGATGAGcgattcttcttcactttCGCCGATTTGTCTGTTCGATTCCCGGGTGactatcaattgaaattcagATTGACGTTAATCGACCCAGCTGCAATGGGGAAAGGTCAAAGAAACGGGATTATGAGTCCATTGTTAAGCAATATCTTTAAGGTACATAATGCCAAAGACTTCGAGGGGATGAGGCCTAGTTCGGATCTGGCGAAATCTCTTGTTAGCCAGGGCTATCCGAATATTCTCAAGATTAAGAAAGGAAATGCGAAAACAATTGCAATGGTTGGCCAAGGGGACGAcgaggatgacgatgatgaaatggGAGGAATGTAA
- the Bcvel4 gene encoding Bcvel4, with protein MYHSNHDALPIHQPSDGRTISYGREPLPYHDIGDDRAQMPNFNPPRLPPISSLLSSLPPEQVEEGQTFDESYRPPSQGPRSPVALNRPMYLHQQQRSPRELERTFKHSQSPLSPYSTCPPTPMSDVFATSEGSVAAHHHGPFAPPRAPPPLPPQPECRLVVMQQPISARACGYGDKDRRMIDPPPILTLEVFDKDTGQAVNPKERKNVLSKYMPIVHCTLWNPYTNCEDDKIEGSSDRRNQRRMVGTMVCNGFKALDIHGDERFFFTFADLSVRFPGDYQLKFRLTLIDPAAMGKGQRNGIMSPLLSNIFKVHNAKDFEGMRPSSDLAKSLVSQGYPNILKIKKGNAKTIAMVGQGDDEDDDDEMGGM; from the exons ATGTACCATTCGAATCACGACGCGCTCCCAATTCATCAGCCTTCTGATGGCAGAACCATTAGCTATGGACGAGAGCCGTTACCGTACCACGACATCGGCGATGACAGGGCGCAAATGCCGAATTTCAATCCCCCCAGACTTCCTCCCATATCTTCATTGCTATCCTCTTTACCACCGGAACAAGTTGAGGAGGGTCAGACGTTTGATGAGTCGTATCGTCCGCCATCACAAGGACCACGGTCTCCAGTAGCATTGAACAGGCCAATGTACCTACATCAGCAACAACGTAGTCCTCGGGAGCTCGAACGCACTTTTAAGCACTCCCAGAGCCCGTTATCTCCATACTCGACATGTCCACCGACACCCATGTCAGATGTATTTGCGACTAGTGAAGGTTCTGTCGCAGCTCATCACCACGGTCCGTTTGCCCCTCCCAG GGCTCCGCCACCACTCCCCCCTCAGCCAGAATGTAGACTGGTCGTCATGCAACAGCCAATATCCGCACGAGCTTGTGGATACGGAGACAAGGACCGTCGAATGATAGACCCGCCCCCAATTCTGACGCTCGAAGTATTTGATAAGGATACAGGTCAGGCTGTCAATCcaaaggagagaaagaatgtCTTGAGTAAATACATGCCGATTGTGCATTGCACACTATGGAATCCCTACACAAATTGCGAAGATGACAAGATCGAGGGAAGTAGTGACCGTAGAAATCAAAGGAGGATGGTAGGAACGATGGTGTGTAACGGTTTCAAAGCACTAGATATTCATGGCGATGAGcgattcttcttcactttCGCCGATTTGTCTGTTCGATTCCCGGGTGactatcaattgaaattcagATTGACGTTAATCGACCCAGCTGCAATGGGGAAAGGTCAAAGAAACGGGATTATGAGTCCATTGTTAAGCAATATCTTTAAGGTACATAATGCCAAAGACTTCGAGGGGATGAGGCCTAGTTCGGATCTGGCGAAATCTCTTGTTAGCCAGGGCTATCCGAATATTCTCAAGATTAAGAAAGGAAATGCGAAAACAATTGCAATGGTTGGCCAAGGGGACGAcgaggatgacgatgatgaaatggGAGGAATGTAA